A single Anopheles arabiensis isolate DONGOLA chromosome 2, AaraD3, whole genome shotgun sequence DNA region contains:
- the LOC120893500 gene encoding uncharacterized protein LOC120893500: MKILLVVACSVLVGLAGAQQYQDEGFLLPQPRNNALNELIIKFLEDFRLSMVCPNPALGIPVLAPFELEHVEMELKDRLIQFKGELNKVVVDGLNEFEIVKIDVKPLKLRVDFELFFGALRTKGKYKTKLKLIGVLPVNRFGSFRFDLKGLTVKGGASVAISGDKLQVRDLVITPTLKSVRSDVRGIFLNPVASFAFNRMVELAVPGLINNNQQAITQAIEQQLKPAINEMLGDISLQDLIDMITSGGEGGPVTC; this comes from the exons ATGAAGATCTTGTTGGTTGTCGCCTGTAGCGTGCTGGTCGGCCTGGCCGGAGCACAACAATACCAGGATGAGGGGTTTCTTCTGCCTCAACCGCGGAATAATGCGCTGAACGAACTGATCATCAAGTTTCTGGAGGACTTCCGTCTGTCGATGGTTTGTCCCAATCCGGCTCTCGGTATTCCTGTGCTGGCCCCGTTTGAGCTAGAACATGTCGAAATGGAGCTGAAGGATAGGCTTATCCA ATTCAAGGGAGAGCTTAACAAAGTGGTCGTTGATGGATTGAATGAGTTTGAAATCGTAAAGATCGACGTCAAGCCACTTAAACTGCGAGTGGACTTTGAGCTCTTCTTCGGTGCGCTGCGTACcaagggaaagtacaagacgaaGCTGAAGCTGATCGGTGTACTTCCCGTCAACCGTTTCGGCTCGTTCCGCTTCGATTTGAAAG GTCTCACGGTGAAGGGCGGCGCATCGGTTGCCATCAGTGGAGACAAGCTGCAGGTTCGCGATTTGGTCATCACCCCAACGCTCAAGTCGGTACGCTCGGATGTGCGGGGCATATTCTTGAATCCGGTAGCAAGCTTCGCCTTCAACCGCATGGTTGAGCTGGCTGTGCCCGGCCTGATCAACAACAATCAGCAGGCAATAACGCAGGcgatcgagcagcagctcAAACCGGCCATCAATGAAATGTTGGGCGACATTTCGCTACAGGATCTGATTGACATGATTACCAGTGGAGGCGAAGGTGGTCCGGTTACCTGCTAG